The Besnoitia besnoiti strain Bb-Ger1 chromosome Unknown contig00014, whole genome shotgun sequence genome contains a region encoding:
- a CDS encoding uncharacterized protein (encoded by transcript BESB_024920): protein MGEAEAPHAQAAAAASASRGAFATRGRPPRRRGGGGERGGGWGDRAARERGPSGAEAEQPQGDASLASASQPSAGAARGGGGRLRGGEAAAARAADDDEAAAACTTARAAECASDEENSSADEGQGAAATLSPRRWPPHSRAKGDAAAAAIDALAPKHECILCYETSPCVAVGPCQHIFCWLCALRLRLFPPYNPVCPFCKVSTPYLLLLYLPSLVPATLGRFAARLAQNSLPAVLAQSFLSPPFFTEAAALALPSHLRDAGSAFCFSSPAVRRLTEVVLQFRCWVPACRAAWLQDFVFCEDQDALEAEMCEALAARQKLPSKDGGEKKGRRNSVSERDARGGVGAGGGGSGNSASAGSRGGAAPETPTFAFPEPTYAPGGGGQTSAGAFSSLQQLGVHTQKWHGGDSYCSVCVAGRPQLLLLEHCLYPADLLNVHLQQNASGGGKASGRAAESQVYVHPRCRVCKERCLDGDALLLHVKNNHFHCALCEADVVKANAEAQERLADRQAGDRRGGGGARGENEGRRRRDADGSGQTEIADLIPVFSTLPQLQQHYRELHHPCPHTESCPLTVFRDETELLLHLATRHGTPSAVLSSRLYGSSSSSASAARASAGEPAPSGGSQRVAVPLALCFNYRTYKQEQQGRQTQGGAADRRRGRQNNAGATRGASPLRTHTSPRDRSAEPASASARRRREEKGARGRRRSPDVGRDGDEEGKRVFEEDEPRETEEEEEERDDEACDRGRRPFASPSPPPGLTGSSARNGVPLLPPGLASPQQLAAEASSPADSATSASVLLECLCCALSLRQKEELADDLNTAYAYALATWSADALRSDEEAKGYLNRASRCIDSLTIPHQQQQVRDALRLLREAEKAHAASAGAAEDAARRPQDRTSLLTQTVAVYVARLVAALWGFPSSADSARQARNAGDSTRAIVLPTLVSQQAASSSSLRGARSTVPPPQSFAARLLLLLVLGVAAPSSAAHAAGGGRGDPAGSEQRQQMLLEGLKAAHDAVASCVSAALEPNAPQETAGSCADGASLASWRDRGGASEKAQDAADANGLLARRRGKGEEEEAQKGQGSTKKENEESQKPRRAACPPVRSFLPLWEEDRGAIVFGQENNFLQALSWIVEKLDAHLGVDADDEAEAKVERVSLGVPQQLRKGGKHLGARLPQNRLNASRGPAWTAEPASKAAKQKTSEKDRKTCEIAETEAALCDAVALRSQLELQQLALLSRDLAPFIQSTKLLEDIQALGPTYYRLRGSSAREGAVTQWLARCQAALGPAQDAEIRTLLLYLRAAAAQRPEREQLDEFPSLPPSSASSAAGCAGARHSAAPAGHGPSSGNWVRPGAGARFDARGRAADFPALPSSSAPAAGNGGRARNLWGEPDSRLIPRPVCASPAATPQGPSSSSAPQSAASSGSPSSAAAYPPLPSLRKPASARGESAQKETGTRRDRPGASAWSRRDEEGPGRGAQEGEDSDRVACPACTYANNAMRASCQLCGHALSGKKGSKPKKTLLHFG from the exons ATGGGTGAGGCCGAGGCGCcacacgcgcaggccgctgcggcagcgtctgcctcgcgcggcgccttcgccacgcgcggcaggccgccccgccgcaggggcggcggtggcgagcgaggaggcgggtgGGGGGAtcgagcagcgcgcgagcgcggcccgagcggggcggaggccgagcagccgcaaggcgacgcctccctcgcatctgcctcgcagccctccgcgggcgcggctcgaGGAGGTGGAGGGAGGCTtcgagggggggaggcggccgcggcgcgcgcggcggacgacgacgaggcggcggcagcgtgtACTACCGCCCg CGCGGCGGAgtgcgcgagcgacgaggaaaaCTCGTCCGCAGACGAAGgccagggcgcggcggcgaccctctcgccgcggcgctggcctccCCACTCCCgcgcgaagggcgacgcggcagcggccgcgatcgacgcgctcgcgcctaAGCACGAGTGCATTCTCTGTTACGAGACGTCGCCATGCGTGGCGGTGGGGCCCTGTCAGCACATTTTCTGCTGGCTCtgtgcgctgcggctgcgcctcttccCGCCTTACAATCCCGTCTGTCCCTTCTGCAAAGTCTCCACGCCGTACCTCCTCCTCCTGTACCTGCCCTCGCTGGTTCCCGCGACCCTGgggcgcttcgcggcgcggctcgcgcagaaCAGCTTGCCGGCGGTCCTGGCGCAGAGCTTCCTGTCTCCACCTTTCTTcacggaggccgcggcgctcgccctcccgAGTCACCTGCGCGACGCTGGaagcgccttctgcttctcctcgccggcggtgCGCCGCCTCACCGAGGTGGTGCTTCAGTTCCGCTGCTGGGtgcccgcctgccgcgctgcTTGGCTGCAGGACTTTGTCTTCTGCGAGGACCAagacgcgctcgaggccgagatgtgcgaggcgctcgccgcgcgacagaaaCTCCCCTCCaaagacggcggcgagaagaagggccGCAGGAACAGCGTCTCGGAGCGCGACGCTCGTGGCGGAGTGGgagcgggaggaggaggaagcgggaattcggcgagcgcggggagtcgcgggggggcggcgcccgagACGCCGACGTTCGCCTTCCCCGAGCCGACCTACGCAcctggagggggggggcagacctccgccggcgccttcagctcgctgcagcagctcggcgTGCACACGCAGAAGTGGCACGGAGGCGACAGCtactgcagcgtctgcgtcgcgggtcgcccgcagctccttctccttgAGCATTGTCTGTACCCCGCGGACCTCCTCAACGTCCACCTGCAGCAgaacgcgagcggcgggggAAAAGCCTCggggcgcgcggccgagagccaggtgtacgtacacccgagGTGCCGCGTGTGCAAGGAGAGGTGCCTGGACGGAGACGCGCTGCTGTTGCACGTGAAAAACAATCACTTTCACTGCGCGCTGTGCGAGGCCGACGTGGtgaaggcgaacgcggaggcgcaggagcgacTTGCGGATAGACAAGCGGGCGacaggcggggggggggcggtgcgcgaggcgaaaacgagggccggcgaaggcgcgacgccgacggctCAGGACAAACCGAAATCGCCGACCTCATTCCAGTCTTCTccacgctgccgcagctgcagcagcactACCGGGAGCTGCACCATCCGTGCCCGCACACGGAGTCCTGTCCGCTGACTGTTTTCCGCGACGAAAccgagctgctgcttcaCTTGGCTACGCGCCATGGAACGCCGTCCGCCgtgctctcctcgcgtctgtATGGCTCATCGTCCtcgtccgcgagcgccgcgcgcgcaagcgccggcgagcccgcgccgtctgggggctcgcagcgcgtcgcggtgccgctggcgctctgCTTCAACTACCGGACCTACAAGCAGGAGCAGCaggggcggcagacgcagggcggcgccgctgaccgccgcagagggcgccagAACAACGCTGGCGCGAcccgaggcgcctcgcccctccgcACCCACACCTCGccccgcgaccgcagcgccgagcccgcctccgcctccgctcggcgccggcgcgaggagaaaggggcaagaggccgccggcgctccccAGACGTTGGAAGGGATGGTGACGAAGAGGGTAAGCGCGTGTTCGAAGAGGACGAACCacgcgagacagaagaggaagaagaagagagagatgaCGAGGCGTGCGACCGGGGCCGGAGGCCattcgcgtcgccctcgccgccgccggggctCACGggctcttcggcgcggaACGGCGTCCCTTTACTGCCCCCGGGTCTtgcgtctccgcagcagctcgccgccgaggcgtcgtcgcctgcagactccgcgACGTCCGCTTCGGTGCTGTTGGAGTGCCTCTGTtgcgcgctgtcgctgcgccaGAAGGAGGAGCTCGCCGACGACTTGAACACCGCGTACGCGTATGCGCTCGCGACGTGGAGCGCGGATGCGCTGCGGTCTGACGAAGAGGCAAAGGGCTACTTGAaccgcgcctcgcggtgTATCGACAGCCTGACGATTCCCCACCAACAGCAGCAAGTTCGCGAcgccctgcggctgctgcgcgaggcggagaaggcgcatgccgcgtcggcgggcgccgcggaggacgccgcgcgtcgtccgcagGATCGCACGAGTCTTTTGACCCAGACCGTCGCCGTCTATGTCGCgaggctcgtcgccgccctctgggGCTTCCCCTCCTCGGCAGAcagcgcgcgacaggcgcgcaaCGCCGGCGACAGCACGCGAGCGATCGTACTCCCCACCCTCGTGAGTCAGCAggcggcctcctcttcgtcgctgcgAGGGGCGCGGTCAACGGTTCCGCCTCCACAgtccttcgcggctcgccttctgcttctcctcgttctcggcgtcgccgcgccgtcgtccgctgcacacgcggcggggggcgggcgcggagaccccGCCGGGTccgagcagcgccagcagatgCTTCTCGAGGGCCTTAAGGCCGCGCacgacgccgtcgccagctgcgtctccgcggccctggagcccaacgcgccccaggagacggcggggtcgtgcgcggacggcgcctcgctggcgtcttGGCGCGACCGGGgcggggcgagcgagaaggcccaagacgcagcggacgccAACGGGCTAttggcgcggaggcgcgggaaaggcgaagaggaggaagcccaGAAAGGTCAGGGCTCCACAAAGAAGGAGAACGAGGAGTCGCAGAAGCCGCGTCGGGCCGCGTGTCCGCCGGTGCGGAGCTTCCTGCCTCTCTGGGAGGAAGACCGCGGCGCGATCGTGTTTGGTCAGGAGAACAACTTCTTGCAGGCGCTCTCATGGATCGTTGAGAAGCTGGACGCGCATCTCGGCgtggacgcagacgacgaggcagaagcgaAAGTTGAGCGAGTCTCGCTGGGCgttccgcagcagctgcggaagGGCGGGAAGCacctcggcgctcgcctgccgcagaaCAGACTTAACGCTAGCAGAGGCCCCGCGTGGACGGCCGAGCCGGCTtcgaaggccgcgaagcaAAAGACTAGCGAGAAAGATAGAAAAACATGCGAAATCGCAGAGACCGAagccgctctctgcgacgctgtcgccctccgctcccAG CTGGAACTCCAGCAGCtggctctcctctcgcgcgactTGGCGCCCTTCATTCAGAGCACGAAGCTTCTCGAAGATATTCAGGCTCTCGG GCCGACCTACTACCGTCTCCGTGGAAGTTCCGCACGAGAGGGCGCTGTGACGCAGTGGCTGGCCCGGTGCCAGGCGGCGCTCGGGCCTGCGCAGGACGCCGAAATTCGTACGCTGCTCCTGTatctccgcgccgctgctgcccagAGACCTGAACGAG AGCAACTTGACGAGTTTCCGTCGcttccgccctcctccgcttcttcggcagcaggttgcgcaggcgcgaggcactccgcagctcctgcagGCCACGGGCCCTCCTCTGGCAATTG GGTCCGACCTGGCGCGGGAGCGCGGTTCGACGCACGAGGTCGCGCCGCGGACTTCCCCGctctgccgtcgtcgtccgcgccggctgcaggcaacggcgggcgcgcgaggaaccTGTGGGGCGAGCCTGACTCGCGCCTCATCCCGCGCCCTGTCTGTGCATCCCCTGCGGCAACTCCGCAGGGGCCGAGCTCGAgttcggcgccgcagagtgCGGCGAGCTCAggctcgccgtcctccgcggccgcgtatCCGCccctgccttcgctgcgtaagcccgcgagcgcgcggggggagtcggcgcagaaggagacaggcaCGCGACGAGACCGACCAGGCGCGAGTGCGTGGAGCcggcgcgacgaagaaggcccCGGGCGCGGAGCCCAAGAGG GTGAAGACAGCGACAGGGTTGCGTGCCCCGCCTGCACGTACGCGAACAACGCCATGCGCGCGTCCTGCCAGCTGTGCGGACATGCTTTGAGCGGCAAGAAAGGCAGCAAACCGAAGAAAACCCTTCTTCATTTCGGCTAG
- a CDS encoding uncharacterized protein (encoded by transcript BESB_024910), whose protein sequence is MTLHRSNVSTSATRFRFAVHCGRPPPSQLWYQTEYGRMDGLWRLTNAPTADQADVPSIGEALARRSERKMQPPKIPVALDGCPILHAKAQEVLRSREELFRTRVYLRVGVVTGLLAFALFASGSPSPAAPFPASASLWRHPPPERSLAWHCRMGAKESHAAEGAPKVDAETASKKAKLWQTEAHASWGSALPTALHFPARFHPSRRDFSQSLPSQRQRCSSLCTTIKHCRLPRACEPLGGV, encoded by the exons ATGACCCTGCATAGATCAAACGTGTCGACATCAGCGACTCGCTTTCGCTTTGCGGTTCACTGCGGCaggccgcctccttctcagCTCTGGTACCAGACGGAATACGGGCGCATGGACGGCCTGTGGCGCCTGACCAATGCGCCGACTGCTGACCAGGCAGACGTGCCCTCGATCGGCGAAGCTCtggcgcgcagaagcgaaagaAAGATGCAGCCGCCAAAGATTCCTGTGGCGCTCGACGGCTGCCCGATTCTCCACGCTAAGGCTCAGGAGGTGCTACGCTCCCGCGAAGAACTCTTTCGAAC GCGTGTGTACCTGCGTGTTGGCGTGGTGACTGGTCTTCTGGCTTTCGCGCTGTTCGCCAGCGGCTCGCCGAGCCCTGCAGCACCGTttcccgcgagcgcctcgctgtgGCGCCATCCGCCGCCCGAGCGTTCGCTGGCCTGGCACTGTCGCATGGGCGCGAAGGAgtcgcacgcggcggagggcgctcCCAAGGtcgacgcggagactgccTCGAAGAAGGCCAAACTGTGGCAGACGGAGGCGCACGCCTCCTGGGGCTCCGCGCTGCCCACGGCGCTCCACTTTCCTGCGCGTTTCCATCCGAGTCGCAGAGACTTCTCTCAGAGCCTCCCctcgcagagacagcgatgCAGCAGCCTGTGCACCACCATCAAGCACTGCAGACTGCCCAGAGCGTGTGAgccgctcggcggcgtctaA